Proteins found in one Primulina eburnea isolate SZY01 chromosome 16, ASM2296580v1, whole genome shotgun sequence genomic segment:
- the LOC140817299 gene encoding uncharacterized protein, whose product MGPYQPDMLEYPGTKFGSQNRRFQKKWFQKFYWLEYSPSTNKAYCFYCFLFLNDVNSSNISALVNEGFDNWKRVNQGKTCAFLAHIGSAASSPHTMCERRAENLIRPSQHIDKVMHAQSKEEKEKNRMRLSTSIVAVRWLALQGCAFRGNDESLSSSNRGNFLELMKAFAKDNIENDEVVLENAPKNAQYIAPEIQKQILHIMANRVRQMVREEVGDKYLCILVDEARDISKREQMAIILRFVNNHGILTERFFAIKSVSDTTSMNLKNEISNVLVHHDLHVKKIRGQGYDSASNMRGAWNGLQALFLKDCPYAYYVHYFPHRLQLTLVSAAKDVSVIWEFFSHLDNIVNIVTSSTKRIAELHTAQRNEIEYMLSIGERDSGSGANQIGNLQRAGATRWSSHYDSVKSLIGMYTVTCKVFEVLSDYSPNGRVKAEVRGIYRNIASFEFVFILHLMHKIMRTTDSLCQILQRKSQDILTAITFVTTTKTCLQEFRECGWNEFLHEVKVFCSRNEIDVPDLDCLYKIGRSLTVWTGIGTSEGDEPSKMKI is encoded by the coding sequence ATGGGGCCTTATCAACCAGATATGTTGGAGTATCCAGGTACAAAATTTGGAAGCCAGAATCGTCGTTTTCAGAAAAAATGGTTTCAGAAATTTTATTGGTTGGAGTATTCGccttcaacaaataaggcatattgtttctattgttttcttttcctgAATGATGTTAATTCATCTAATATCTCGGCATTGGTCAATGAAGGATTTGACAATTGGAAAAGGGTAAACCAAGGAAAAACATGTGCTTTTCTTGCCCATATTGGTTCTGCGGCTTCTTCACCTCATACTATGTGTGAGagaagggctgaaaatttgatAAGGCCCTCACAACATATTGATAAAGTGATGCATGCACAATCTAAAgaggaaaaagagaaaaatcgCATGCGTTTGAGCACCTCAATTGTAGCTGTTCGTTGGCTAGCACTTCAAGGTTGTGCTTTTAGAGGTAACGATGAATCTCTATCTTCATCTAATCGtggaaattttcttgaattgatgAAGGCTTTTGCAAAAGATAATAtagaaaatgatgaagttgtgCTTGAGAATGCTCCAAAAAATGCCCAATATATCGCTCCAGAAATTCAGAAACAGATTTTACATATTATGGCCAATAGAGTACGACAGATGGTTCGTGAAGAAGTTGGAGATAAATACTTATGTATTCTTGTTGATGAAGCCCGAGATATATCTAAACGAGAGCAAATGGCCATTATATTGAGGTTTGTGAACAATCATGGGATTTTGACAGAAAGATTTTTTGCCATCAAAAGTGTTAGTGACACTACCTCAATGAATTTGAAAAATGAGATATCAAATGTTCTTGTTCATCATGATCTCCATGTTAAGAAAATCAGAGGCCAAGGATATGATAGTGCTAGCAATATGCGTGGAGCGTGGAATGGACTTCAAGcattatttctcaaagattgtcCCTATGCATACTATGTCCACTATTTTCCACATCGTTTACAACTGACATTGGTTTCTGCTGCTAAGGATGTTAGTGTTATTTGGGAATTCTTTTCTCATTTGGACAATATTGTTAATATTGTCACTTCTTCTACTAAGCGCATTGCTGAATTACATACTGCACAAAGAAATGAAATTGAGTATATGTTGTCAATTGGAGAACGTGATTCTGGAAGTGGTGCAAACCAGATTGGTAATTTGCAACGAGCAGGAGCTACTCGGTGGAGTTCTCACTATGATTCGGTAAAAAGCTTGATAGGTATGTACACTGTAACTTGCAAAGTTTTTGAAGTTCTCAGTGATTATTCTCCAAATGGAAGAGTTAAGGCTGAAGTTCGGGGGATTTACAGAAACATAGCAAGCTTTGAATTTGTGTTTATTTTGCACTTAAtgcataaaattatgagaacaaCAGATAGTCTTTGTCAaattcttcaaagaaaatctcAAGATATTTTGACTGCTATCACATTTGTCACTACTACCAAAACTTGCCTTCAAGAATTTAGAGAATGTGGGTGGAATGAATTTCTTCATGAAGTTAAAGTTTTTTGCTCAAGAAATGAAATTGATGTGCCTGACCTTGATTGTCTATATAAGATTGGACGTTCCT
- the LOC140817480 gene encoding beta-1,6-galactosyltransferase GALT31A-like, translated as MMFPDSKLSIPLNHMEGYHELSAKTQTYFSTAAAMWDANFYIQVDDDIHVNLGIISSLLSRHLFKPRVYIGCMKSGPVIAHKGVKYHEPGYWKFVEAGNKYFRHATGQIYAITKDLATYISVYRHALHRYANEDIYLGSWFIGLDVEHIEDRSL; from the exons ATGATGTTCCCAGACAGTAAATTATCCATCCCGTTG AACCACATGGAAGGATATCATGAGTTGTCTGCGAAGACCCAAACTTACTTTTCAACTGCTGCTGCCATGTGGGATGCCAACTTCTATATTCAAGTTGATGATGATATACATGTCAATCTTG GTatcataagttctttattatcCCGCCATCTGTTTAAACCCCGTGTTTATATTGGTTGCATGAAGTCTGGACCTGTCATTGCACATAA AGGAGTCAAGTACCATGAACCAGGATACTGGAAGTTTGTCGAAGCAGGAAACAAATATTTTAGGCATGCAACAGGACAAATTTATGCAATCACCAAAGATTTGGCCACCTATATTTCTGTTTACAG ACACGCACTTCACAGGTATGCAAACGAAGATATATATCTTGGATCTTGGTTCATTGGTCTTGATGTTGAGCACATTGAGGATCGGAGCCTGTGA